Proteins found in one Sorghum bicolor cultivar BTx623 chromosome 1, Sorghum_bicolor_NCBIv3, whole genome shotgun sequence genomic segment:
- the LOC8054212 gene encoding uncharacterized protein LOC8054212 isoform X3: MDGDSKKLRVRFPGVAKGGRGGRQGSAIPPQESTPIGRAEMNSSGEYDAAFAATIAAAAFAIAAREEKLATQKKTVPIEEVPPALSPAKRGESTKKPAGANKIARWFSGKEPLEHDDDGPVNVSVRRPLKPAPGKPEDMPADHKVAPKMLETSLSVKKGSGSSSKSADRKGSKKFEQEQAVQKAPSAVRPATSYHSRRNGEDAAGVTAIGGTGSKADEWEKAKLARVREEYEKMMETIAEWETEKKTELDRKRAKALEEYNQEMTRINKIAGGARSMAEERKYNDENKIKEKARKIRSTGKPPRTCACF; the protein is encoded by the exons ATGGACGGGGACTCGAAGAAGCTGAG GGTTCGGTTTCCTGGAGTAGCAAAGGGAGGTAGAGGTGGACGCCAGGGTTCAGCGATACCACCGCAAGAAAGCACGCCTATTGGAAGAG CAGAAATGAACAGCAGTGGAGAATATGATGCTGCATTCGCGGCCACAATTGCAGCAGCAGCATTTGCAATTGCTGCCCGTGAAGAGAAGCTTGCAACTCAGAAGAAGACTGTCCCCATCGAGGAGGTGCCCCCAGCCCTGTCGCCAGCCAAGAGAGGTGAAAGCACCAAAAAACCTGCTGGAGCCAACAAAATCGCAAGATGGTTTAGTGGCAAGGAGCCTCTAGAACACGACGATGACGGTCCAG TTAACGTATCGGTGAGGAGGCCACTGAAACCAGCACCTGGAAAGCCTGAGGATATGCCTGCAGATCACAAGGTGGCACCCAAGATGCTTGAAACTTCTCTGAGTGTGAAGAAGGGTTCAGGATCCTCCAGCAAGTCAGCAGACAGGAAAGGGAGCAAGAAGTTTGAGCAAGAACAGGCTGTTCAGAAAGCGCCATCGGCCGTCAGGCCAGCCACCTCATATCATTCTAGACGGAATGGAGAAGACGCAGCAGGAGTAACTGCTATTGGCGGCACGGGATCTAAGGCTGATGAATGGGAGAAGGCAAAGCTTGCAAGAGTTAGAGAAGA GTATGAAAAGATGATGGAGACCATAGCTGAATGGGAAACTGAGAAGAAG ACTGAGCTGGACAGAAAGAGAGCAAAAGCACTAGAAGAATACAACCAGGAGATGACAAGGATCAACAAAATTGCTGGAGGAGCAAGGTCAATGGCAGAGGAACGAAAATACAACGATGAGAATAAGATCAAAGAGAAGGCACGCAAGATACGATCCACAGGAAAGCCTCCCCGCACATGTGCTTGCTTTTGA
- the LOC8054212 gene encoding remorin isoform X1 yields the protein MDGDSKKLRVRFPGVAKGGRGGRQGSAIPPQESTPIGRAEMNSSGEYDAAFAATIAAAAFAIAAREEKLATQKKTVPIEEVPPALSPAKRGESTKKPAGANKIARWFSGKEPLEHDDDGPVNVSVRRPLKPAPGKPEDMPADHKVAPKMLETSLSVKKGSGSSSKSADRKGSKKFEQEQAVQKAPSAVRPATSYHSRRNGEDAAGVTAIGGTGSKADEWEKAKLARVREEYEKMMETIAEWETEKKVKARRQKEQKETELDRKRAKALEEYNQEMTRINKIAGGARSMAEERKYNDENKIKEKARKIRSTGKPPRTCACF from the exons ATGGACGGGGACTCGAAGAAGCTGAG GGTTCGGTTTCCTGGAGTAGCAAAGGGAGGTAGAGGTGGACGCCAGGGTTCAGCGATACCACCGCAAGAAAGCACGCCTATTGGAAGAG CAGAAATGAACAGCAGTGGAGAATATGATGCTGCATTCGCGGCCACAATTGCAGCAGCAGCATTTGCAATTGCTGCCCGTGAAGAGAAGCTTGCAACTCAGAAGAAGACTGTCCCCATCGAGGAGGTGCCCCCAGCCCTGTCGCCAGCCAAGAGAGGTGAAAGCACCAAAAAACCTGCTGGAGCCAACAAAATCGCAAGATGGTTTAGTGGCAAGGAGCCTCTAGAACACGACGATGACGGTCCAG TTAACGTATCGGTGAGGAGGCCACTGAAACCAGCACCTGGAAAGCCTGAGGATATGCCTGCAGATCACAAGGTGGCACCCAAGATGCTTGAAACTTCTCTGAGTGTGAAGAAGGGTTCAGGATCCTCCAGCAAGTCAGCAGACAGGAAAGGGAGCAAGAAGTTTGAGCAAGAACAGGCTGTTCAGAAAGCGCCATCGGCCGTCAGGCCAGCCACCTCATATCATTCTAGACGGAATGGAGAAGACGCAGCAGGAGTAACTGCTATTGGCGGCACGGGATCTAAGGCTGATGAATGGGAGAAGGCAAAGCTTGCAAGAGTTAGAGAAGA GTATGAAAAGATGATGGAGACCATAGCTGAATGGGAAACTGAGAAGAAGGTGAAGGCGAGACGCCAAAAAGAACAGAAAGAG ACTGAGCTGGACAGAAAGAGAGCAAAAGCACTAGAAGAATACAACCAGGAGATGACAAGGATCAACAAAATTGCTGGAGGAGCAAGGTCAATGGCAGAGGAACGAAAATACAACGATGAGAATAAGATCAAAGAGAAGGCACGCAAGATACGATCCACAGGAAAGCCTCCCCGCACATGTGCTTGCTTTTGA
- the LOC8054212 gene encoding remorin isoform X2 — translation MDGDSKKLRVRFPGVAKGGRGGRQGSAIPPQESTPIGREMNSSGEYDAAFAATIAAAAFAIAAREEKLATQKKTVPIEEVPPALSPAKRGESTKKPAGANKIARWFSGKEPLEHDDDGPVNVSVRRPLKPAPGKPEDMPADHKVAPKMLETSLSVKKGSGSSSKSADRKGSKKFEQEQAVQKAPSAVRPATSYHSRRNGEDAAGVTAIGGTGSKADEWEKAKLARVREEYEKMMETIAEWETEKKVKARRQKEQKETELDRKRAKALEEYNQEMTRINKIAGGARSMAEERKYNDENKIKEKARKIRSTGKPPRTCACF, via the exons ATGGACGGGGACTCGAAGAAGCTGAG GGTTCGGTTTCCTGGAGTAGCAAAGGGAGGTAGAGGTGGACGCCAGGGTTCAGCGATACCACCGCAAGAAAGCACGCCTATTGGAAGAG AAATGAACAGCAGTGGAGAATATGATGCTGCATTCGCGGCCACAATTGCAGCAGCAGCATTTGCAATTGCTGCCCGTGAAGAGAAGCTTGCAACTCAGAAGAAGACTGTCCCCATCGAGGAGGTGCCCCCAGCCCTGTCGCCAGCCAAGAGAGGTGAAAGCACCAAAAAACCTGCTGGAGCCAACAAAATCGCAAGATGGTTTAGTGGCAAGGAGCCTCTAGAACACGACGATGACGGTCCAG TTAACGTATCGGTGAGGAGGCCACTGAAACCAGCACCTGGAAAGCCTGAGGATATGCCTGCAGATCACAAGGTGGCACCCAAGATGCTTGAAACTTCTCTGAGTGTGAAGAAGGGTTCAGGATCCTCCAGCAAGTCAGCAGACAGGAAAGGGAGCAAGAAGTTTGAGCAAGAACAGGCTGTTCAGAAAGCGCCATCGGCCGTCAGGCCAGCCACCTCATATCATTCTAGACGGAATGGAGAAGACGCAGCAGGAGTAACTGCTATTGGCGGCACGGGATCTAAGGCTGATGAATGGGAGAAGGCAAAGCTTGCAAGAGTTAGAGAAGA GTATGAAAAGATGATGGAGACCATAGCTGAATGGGAAACTGAGAAGAAGGTGAAGGCGAGACGCCAAAAAGAACAGAAAGAG ACTGAGCTGGACAGAAAGAGAGCAAAAGCACTAGAAGAATACAACCAGGAGATGACAAGGATCAACAAAATTGCTGGAGGAGCAAGGTCAATGGCAGAGGAACGAAAATACAACGATGAGAATAAGATCAAAGAGAAGGCACGCAAGATACGATCCACAGGAAAGCCTCCCCGCACATGTGCTTGCTTTTGA
- the LOC8054212 gene encoding remorin isoform X4, translating to MNSSGEYDAAFAATIAAAAFAIAAREEKLATQKKTVPIEEVPPALSPAKRGESTKKPAGANKIARWFSGKEPLEHDDDGPVNVSVRRPLKPAPGKPEDMPADHKVAPKMLETSLSVKKGSGSSSKSADRKGSKKFEQEQAVQKAPSAVRPATSYHSRRNGEDAAGVTAIGGTGSKADEWEKAKLARVREEYEKMMETIAEWETEKKVKARRQKEQKETELDRKRAKALEEYNQEMTRINKIAGGARSMAEERKYNDENKIKEKARKIRSTGKPPRTCACF from the exons ATGAACAGCAGTGGAGAATATGATGCTGCATTCGCGGCCACAATTGCAGCAGCAGCATTTGCAATTGCTGCCCGTGAAGAGAAGCTTGCAACTCAGAAGAAGACTGTCCCCATCGAGGAGGTGCCCCCAGCCCTGTCGCCAGCCAAGAGAGGTGAAAGCACCAAAAAACCTGCTGGAGCCAACAAAATCGCAAGATGGTTTAGTGGCAAGGAGCCTCTAGAACACGACGATGACGGTCCAG TTAACGTATCGGTGAGGAGGCCACTGAAACCAGCACCTGGAAAGCCTGAGGATATGCCTGCAGATCACAAGGTGGCACCCAAGATGCTTGAAACTTCTCTGAGTGTGAAGAAGGGTTCAGGATCCTCCAGCAAGTCAGCAGACAGGAAAGGGAGCAAGAAGTTTGAGCAAGAACAGGCTGTTCAGAAAGCGCCATCGGCCGTCAGGCCAGCCACCTCATATCATTCTAGACGGAATGGAGAAGACGCAGCAGGAGTAACTGCTATTGGCGGCACGGGATCTAAGGCTGATGAATGGGAGAAGGCAAAGCTTGCAAGAGTTAGAGAAGA GTATGAAAAGATGATGGAGACCATAGCTGAATGGGAAACTGAGAAGAAGGTGAAGGCGAGACGCCAAAAAGAACAGAAAGAG ACTGAGCTGGACAGAAAGAGAGCAAAAGCACTAGAAGAATACAACCAGGAGATGACAAGGATCAACAAAATTGCTGGAGGAGCAAGGTCAATGGCAGAGGAACGAAAATACAACGATGAGAATAAGATCAAAGAGAAGGCACGCAAGATACGATCCACAGGAAAGCCTCCCCGCACATGTGCTTGCTTTTGA
- the LOC8054211 gene encoding pentatricopeptide repeat-containing protein At3g29290 → MATVWSGCSTSSGSFVQELPPRGKRGGGDGTRFRPRSGGRTRGDARQAQALSAAMVTVGACVCRAAPCLLDSEVDGKEDVEVGFRGVDSEPHADGHDGGKRRGPRRRPMRPTVFQKEMGARSAPPAMASEPDRKSEHGASRLHFLEERDEETLSRRLIKLSQNNKVRSATELFDSMRASGLQPSAHACNSLLACYVRRSPLTDALRMFEFMKAKGMATGHTYTLILKAVASNQGYVSALEMFNKIEEEEDSKKIIDVIVYNTMISVCGRAKEWMLVERLWRRLKDNSLSGTLLTYDLLVSIFVQCGQSELAIAAYQEMLQKGLDPSEDIMKAIIASCTKEGKWEFALSTFSRMLSAGMKPSLILFNSIINSLGKAGQDELAFRMYHLLKKSGLKPDQYTWSALLSGLYRSGRCWDCLELFQGIKAKHPALLNGHLYNIALMSCEKLGQWEHGLQLLWMMEKGGLEISVVSYNHVIGACEFASEPKVALKVYQRMINRRCSPDTFTHLSVIRACIWGSLWTEVEDILEEVAPNSSIYNAVIHGLCLRGKIGLANRVYAKMRSIGLVPDGKTRAFMLQHIATD, encoded by the exons ATGGCTACAGTTTGGAGCGGCTGCAGCACGAGCAGCGGCTCCTTCGTCCAAGAGCTTCCCCCGCGCGGCAAACGGGGCGGTGGTGATGGCACAAGGTTCCGTCCGCGAAGCGGAGGCCGGACCAGAGGCGACGCCCGCCAGGCACAAGCTCTAAGCGCCGCCATGGTTAcggtcggagcttgcgtttgtAGGGCGGCTCCATGCTTACTTGATTCGGAGGTCGACGGGAAGGAGGACGTCGAAGTTGGGTTTCGGGGCGTCGATAGTGAACCGCACGCTGATGGCCATGATGGTGGCAAGAGGCGCGGGCCGCGTCGGCGTCCGATGAGGCCGACTGTTTTTCAGAAGGAGATGGGCGCAAGAAGTGCTCCACCGGCGATGGCGTCGGAGCCGGACAGGAAATCTGAGCATGGGGCGTCGAGGCTGCACTTCTTGGAGGAGAGGGACGAGGAGACGCTGTCAAGAAGGTTGATAAAGCTGAGCCAAAACAACAAGGTCAGGAGTGCCACTGAGCTGTTTGATTCAATGCGCGCATCTGGGCTGCAGCCAAGCGCACATGCCTGCAACTCCCTGTTGGCTTGCTATGTGCGTAGAAGTCCACTGACAGATGCACTGAGGATGTTTGAGTTCATGAAGGCGAAAGGAATGGCAACGGGGCACACGTATACCTTGATACTCAAGGCTGTTGCGAGCAATCAGGGTTATGTTTCTGCATTGGAAATGTTCAATAAGATTGAGGAGGAGGAAGATTCAAAGAAAATCATTGATGTGATTGTTTATAATACAATGATATCTGTTTGTGGAAGAGCGAAAGAATGGATGCTTGTGGAGAGACTATGGAGAAGGCTCAAGGATAATTCTTTGAGTGGGACTTTGCTGACATATGATTTGTTAGTCAGCATATTCGTGCAATGTGGACAGTCTGAGTTAGCAATTGCCGCATATCAGGAAATGCTCCAGAAGGGACTTGATCCGAGCGAGGATATAATGAAGGCTATCATTGCATCCTGCACTAAAGAAGGGAAGTGGGAGTTTGCACTGTCCACATTTAGTAGAATGCTGAGTGCTGGCATGAAACCCAGTTTAATTTTGTTCAATTCAATTATCAACTCGCTGGGGAAGGCTGGTCAAGATGAACTCGCCTTTAGGATGTATCATCTACTGAAAAAATCAGGCCTTAAGCCTGATCAATATACATGGAGCGCACTGTTGTCGGGATTATACAGGTCTGGGCGATGCTGGGATTGCCTAGAGCTTTTCCAAGGAATCAAAGCCAAGCATCCGGCCCTCTTAAATGGTCATCTCTACAACATTGCTTTGATGTCTTGCGAAAAGCTTGGTCAATGGGAACATGGTTTGCAGCTGCTGTGGATGATGGAAAAAGGTGGACTGGAAATATCAGTGGTATCTTACAATCATGTGATAGGTGCTTGTGAGTTTGCTAGTGAGCCAAAAGTTGCTCTTAAAGTGTACCAGCGCATGATTAATCGAAGGTGTTCGCCAGACACATTCACACATTTATCTGTTATACGAGCTTGCATCTGGGGATCTCTTTGGACTGAAGTAGAGGATATATTAGAG GAGGTGGCTCCGAACTCTTCGATCTACAACGCGGTCATCCACGGGCTGTGTTTGCGAGGCAAGATTGGACTGGCCAACAGGGTGTACGCCAAGATGCGGAGCATTGGGCTCGTACCGGACGGCAAGACGAGGGCGTTCATGCTTCAGCACATTGCTACGGACTAG
- the LOC8081844 gene encoding uncharacterized protein LOC8081844 yields the protein MSKDLEKGSSSVTTPTTSVSPLESKKREKTVPNYLRATRGSCHDFCKYGHKNPSEEEPGFSGGRRKKLPAHLNNLTLHRSAILDRSKDVKNRSVSLAKSSISLGEAERFAPKKASANRKGVPSSEVPRTATPSEHKSPNYDGRKMHSIVAQKAPTNLRRSNGVPKIDKKETMPAKGAIFPAKSKFPEKTLLEKSRNVDRVTMANQSLHKRPASSHTKLNMVKQGPVASQASSKHLLSKHKNTPEGPIAANITRMHAKAGQSPKRSSNSNINGKEGSDVPRSPLPLEPKLTASVEVQIDDPQITGSYIDSTLAELSSVITVYVDNSQPAPEETSKSISEDDGVGRTEKSEVLGGEALLGSTIALELQQSLDGKEFSAILGESDLEHKLPEHHVVHNQASMDYDSQTDYAALCQLPEVATVENTDVYDLISTQSTSKIEDDQVEVNASVESVISEDKEEMSVHEDFERSPGLLVLDKKHNEEPEYCLDLASGNAAENDTAGKVFDSRMNNSASHCQSVSETSSDGGLLEKPKSMLIEPSVFAGDELASICNENSSEQAELKSRIFIPLQSPEELSDNEFYEEYDFELSESDESGTEDEDTTINKNRDESLKSGQRSRRTSALELDDASLTPYKLKFKRGKIVELPPDSIGPRRLKFRRKSANEASNRESQPARRIYRRNSTSNAVPTDVESPGVKLRHQDAQEKKDAQGLFNNVIEETASKLVESRKSKVKALVGAFETVISLQDGKPTSSTAQAGNSQDSIPDDEGHAPEETG from the coding sequence ATGTCCAAAGATTTGGAAAAAGGTTCATCTAGTGTCACCACACCTACGACTTCAGTTTCACCTCTAGAGTCAAAAAAGCGTGAGAAGACTGTACCAAATTATCTCAGAGCTACTAGAGGCTCGTGCCATGATTTTTGCAAGTATGGACACAAAAATCCTTCTGAAGAGGAGCCGGGGTTTtcaggaggaagaagaaagaaactTCCTGCTCATCTGAATAATTTGACTCTACACAGATCAGCTATCTTGGATAGGTCCAAGGATGTCAAAAATAGGAGCGTTTCACTAGCCAAGTCAAGCATATCTCTGGGTGAAGCTGAACGGTTTGCACCCAAGAAAGCATCAGCAAATCGAAAAGGTGTTCCATCCAGTGAGGTTCCCAGGACAGCTACACCATCTGAACATAAATCTCCGAACTATGATGGAAGAAAGATGCATTCAATTGTTGCACAGAAGGCTCCAACAAATCTGAGGCGTTCAAATGGAGTTCCAAAAATTGATAAAAAAGAAACAATGCCAGCCAAGGGGGCTATATTTCCTGCCAAATCAAAGTTTCCAGAGAAGACCTTGCTGGAGAAATCTAGAAATGTCGATAGAGTCACAATGGCTAATCAATCATTGCACAAGAGGCCAGCCTCTTCTCACACTAAGCTCAACATGGTTAAACAGGGGCCTGTTGCATCTCAGGCTTCTAGCAAGCATCTACTTTCAAAACATAAAAATACTCCGGAGGGACCTATTGCAGCAAATATTACTAGAATGCATGCTAAAGCTGGACAGAGTCCTAAAAGGTCAAGCAATTCAAATATAAATGGGAAGGAAGGCTCAGATGTGCCCAGATCACCCCTCCCTTTGGAACCCAAGCTGACTGCTTCTGTGGAAGTACAGATAGATGATCCACAAATTACAGGGTCTTATATCGATTCGACATTGGCTGAACTCTCTTCAGTTATTACAGTATACGTAGACAATTCTCAACCAGCACCAGAAGAAACAAGTAAATCCATTTCAGAGGACGATGGTGTGGGAAGAACTGAAAAGAGCGAAGTATTAGGAGGTGAAGCCCTCCTGGGAAGTACCATTGCCCTTGAGCTGCAGCAATCATTAGATGGAAAGGAATTCAGTGCTATCCTAGGTGAATCTGATCTAGAACATAAACTACCAGAGCATCATGTTGTTCATAATCAAGCTTCAATGGATTATGACAGCCAAACAGATTATGCAGCTCTTTGTCAATTACCAGAAGTAGCAACTGTGGAAAATACAGATGTGTATGATCTTATATCAACTCAAAGTACTTCAAAAATTGAGGATGACCAAGTTGAAGTCAATGCGTCTGTGGAGTCTGTAATCTCTGAAGATAAGGAAGAAATGAGTGTTCATGAAGATTTTGAAAGATCTCCAGGGCTACTGGTACTTGACAAAAAACATAATGAGGAGCCCGAGTATTGTCTTGATCTTGCTTCTGGAAATGCAGCAGAGAATGATACGGCTGGTAAAGTTTTTGACAGTAGGATGAACAACAGTGCTTCTCACTGCCAATCAGTTTCAGAAACTTCATCAGATGGTGGACTTCTTGAGAAGCCTAAGTCCATGCTAATTGAACCAAGTGTTTTTGCTGGTGACGAGTTAGCAAGTATCTGTAATGAAAATAGCTCTGAACAGGCCGAACTGAAATCAAGGATATTTATTCCTCTTCAGTCACCAGAAGAACTATCGGACAATGAATTTTATGAAGAGTATGATTTTGAATTAAGCGAATCAGATGAATCTGGTACAGAGGATGAGGATACAACAATCAACAAAAATAGGGATGAATCTCTGAAGTCTGGCCAAAGatcaagaagaacctcagcactTGAATTGGATGATGCTAGTCTCACACCTTACAAATTGAAGTTTAAGAGGGGTAAAATTGTAGAACTCCCACCAGACAGCATTGGCCCAAGGAGACTGAAATTTAGAAGAAAGTCTGCAAATGAAGCTTCAAATCGTGAAAGCCAACCAGCCAGAAGGATTTACAGAAGGAACAGCACCAGTAATGCTGTTCCTACTGATGTGGAATCACCTGGCGTGAAACTGCGACACCAAGATGCACAAGAGAAAAAAGATGCACAAGGATTGTTCAATAATGTAATTGAAGAAACTGCAAGCAAGCTAGTTGAGTCCAGGAAAAGCAAGGTAAAAGCTTTAGTTGGTGCCTTTGAAACAGTGATTTCTCTCCAGGATGGCAAACCCACATCATCGACAGCACAAGCTGGTAATTCACAAGATTCAATTCCTGATGATGAGGGACATGCACCTGAGGAAACTGGATAG
- the LOC8067461 gene encoding heparanase-like protein 2, producing MELRLRRLLLLALICLHAPRWASAQQPEEATVIVKGSSRIAATDDNYVCATIDWWPPEKCNYNQCPWGQASILNLDLDHPFLAQAIQAFDHLRIRLGGSLQDRVVYDVGTESPCSPFTNASNGLFGFSVGCLGMDRWDKLNDLFQRTGALVTFGVNALYGRYNVRRSIWAGKWNSTNAYDFVKYTISKGYPVGSWEFGNELSGHGIGAKVDAKLYGKDVIEFKSILRQLYKAPLSQPLLLAPGGFFDQQWYSQLLETSGHGVVNALSHHVYNLGGGNDVHLIRKILDPKYLDRAEDTYRDMQLTIQRHGTWASAWVSESGGVFNNGGQLVSNTFINSIWYLDQLGMASKYNTKVFCRQTLIGGNYGLLDTETFLPNPDYYSALLWHRLMGNGVLSVDINAPRQIRAYAHCRRQQQGITLLLINLSNTTGYNVTLQNDINVSLGKRPDLEKRSSFTHRLKKAVSWLGRKPTSDTKRREEYHLTAKDGDLQSKTMLLNGVPLELGDAGSIPAMDPVLVAVDSPVHLAPTSIAFVVLPKFEAKACS from the exons ATGGAGCTGAGGCTgaggcggctgctgctgcttgcgCTCATCTGCCTGCATGCTCCCCGTTGGGCTTCGGCTCAGCAGCCGGAGGAGGCGACGGTCATAGTTAAAGGCTCGAGTAGGATTGCTGCCACGGATGACAACTACGTCTGTGCTACAATTGATTGGTGGCCGCCGGAGAAGTGCAACTACAATCAGTGTCCATGGGGCCAGGCGTCAATTCTTAATCTG GATTTGGATCACCCATTTCTTGCTCAAGCCATTCAAG CATTTGACCATTTGAGGATTAGGCTGGGAGGCTCCTTGCAAGACCGAGTTGTTTATGATGTGGGAACAGAAAGTCCATGCTCCCCATTCACAAATGCATCCAATGGCTTGTTTGGTTTCTCAGTTGGTTGCCTTGGTATGGATAGGTGGGACAAACTGAATGATCTATTCCAGAGAACAGG AGCACTTGTCACATTTGGCGTGAATGCACTCTACGGGAGGTATAATGTTCGGCGTTCCATCTGGGCAGGCAAATGGAACTCCACTAATGCatatgattttgtaaaatacacAATCTCAAAGGGATACCCAGTTGGCTCATGGGAATTTG GCAATGAGCTGAGTGGGCATGGAATCGGAGCAAAAGTTGATGCTAAACTTTATGGAAAGGATGTAATTGAATTTAAATCCATCCTTCGGCAATTGTACAAGGCACCACTGTCCCAGCCACTCCTTTTAGCCCCAGGAGGGTTCTTTGATCAACAGTGGTATTCTCAGCTACTTGAGACTTCAGGTCATGGTGTTGTTAATGCCTTATCTCACCATGTATATAATCTTGGTGGAg GGAATGATGTTCATCTTATAAGGAAGATATTAGACCCAAAGTACTTAGATCGTGCTGAAGATACTTACAGAGACATGCAACTTACCATCCAAAGGCATGGAACATGGGCTTCTGCTTGGGTCAGTGAAAGTGGCGGTGTATTCAACAATGGTGGTCAACTGGTGTCAAATACATTCATCAACAGCATCtg GTATCTAGATCAGCTTGGAATGGCATCTAAGTACAACACAAAAGTGTTCTGCAGGCAGACTCTCATCGGTGGCAACTATGGACTGCTTGACACAGAAACTTTTCTGCCAAATCCTGATTACTACAG TGCTCTACTATGGCATCGGCTTatgggcaatggagttctttcagttgatataaATGCACCACGTCAAATACGTGCTTATGCTCATTGTAGGAGACAACAG CAAGGCATCACGCTTCTGTTGATCAACCTAAGCAACACTACTGGATACAACGTCACTCTACAGAATGACATCAACGTCAGCCTCGGTAAAAGACCTGACCTTGAGAAGCGCAGTTCTTTCACACACAGGCTCAAGAAAGCAGTCTCATGGCTGGGAAGGAAACCAACAAGCGACACCAAGAGGAGGGAGGAGTACCATCTGACCGCCAAGGACGGTGATCTCCAGAGCAAGACGATGCTGCTCAATGGGGTCCCGCTAGAACTTGGAGATGCTGGCAGCATTCCAGCTATGGATCCTGTGCTCGTTGCCGTTGATTCGCCGGTGCACCTAGCACCAACATCCATCGCCTTCGTAGTTCTACCCAAGTTTGAGGCCAAGGCTTGTTCTTGA